From Bacteroidota bacterium:
TATCAATCTTTTTACCGGTTTTAGTTTTATAGAAATCATCGTAAGTACCTGCCACCATGTTGAAGTTATAGATAGATCCCATCATTGCATTTTATTTTTTATTACAGCCCGAATCAAATTTATTAAACATTTATTAATTTCATGGAATTACGACTTTATTTTCTGGCAGGGATAGCAGCGGCAGCTTTATTGGTGAAAATGTTGTGAAGCTTACTTGTAGAGAGCGACCCCGGGAGCTCTTCGAAAAGTTTAGCTGAACACATTTCTCAGTAATAAACTATAGCGAATAGCCCGTTGAGCCAGCCTGATAAAACAAAAAAATCCGTACAAACATTTGTTTATACGGATCTTTGATGAATATTATAATTTTATTATGAAGGCAGAATGATCACTTTATTATCGTTCATTTCTACAACTCCACCTTTAATTTTTAGAGAATAATTATTCCCTTCTGCTGTAAGGGTGTCGTATTCGGCTTCAAGTGGATGTGTGATCACGAATTTCACGATTCCTTCAGTAAGTGTAGAAAGAATAGCTGCGTGATTATTCAACATCTGAAATTCTCCATTTGCCCCCGGAACAGTAACTGAAGCTACTTGGCCCTTAAAAAGAACTTTTTCAGGAGAAATTATTTCTAAATACATGTTATTAAAGTTCAAAGTTAAAAGTTAAAAGTTAAAAGTTTAGATAAATCCTCTTTTTTACTTTTGTCTTGATGATTATGAAGCAGCCTCTTCAAGCATTTTCTTACCTTTTTCGATAGCCTCATCGATGCCTCCAACAAGGTTAAATGCTGTTTCAGGATACTGATCAACTTCTCCATTCATAATCATGTTGAAGCCTTTTATTGTATCTTTTATATCAACAAAAACACCTTTCAAC
This genomic window contains:
- a CDS encoding F0F1 ATP synthase subunit epsilon, producing the protein MYLEIISPEKVLFKGQVASVTVPGANGEFQMLNNHAAILSTLTEGIVKFVITHPLEAEYDTLTAEGNNYSLKIKGGVVEMNDNKVIILPS